The Gemmatimonadota bacterium DH-78 region GAGAAGGAGAGCGACCGGTTGAGCTGATCCAGAAAGGGCACGCAGTCGGCCCGATTGCGCGGCACCCGACACTCCCGCTCCGCCACGTAGCCGAGCAGCACCGACAGGCGCACGGGCACCGGATCGCCCACCGCGCGCGCCCCCAGTCCGAAGGGGGGAATGAAGGTGGAGGCGAACGACACGGCGTGCTGCACGCGATCGCGCTCGGTGTCACCCGTGGGGTCCTCGCCCACCCCCGTCTCCAGGGTGCCCCGATAGGCCGTCGTCACGCCGCCGAGCCAGCGCACCGACACGTCCCAGGGAAACACGGTCTCGTCGAGCAGGCGCCGCTGCCCCGCGCCGCCGTACTGGAGTTCCCGCTCCTCCACCCGCACCCCCGTGCCGAGAACCGCGCTCTGGAGTCGCCGCGTGGATCCGGTGGGCGCGGAGGTGAGCTGCACGCGCGCACTCAGGTCCGGCCAGGTGCGGGTGCGCACGGTGCGCCCCGCCCGGCTGTCGAGAGTGGCGGTCTCCGTCTCCCCCCACACGGCGTCGAGCTCCACCGGCCCCGCCATCCATCCCCACGCCACCTGACGCACGTGGCGATCCACGACGGTGGCGGCGGAGTCGCCGTCGAGCGCGAGGTATCCGTCGCGGTCGGTCCACCCGAACTGGTAGCCCGCCCCGGGGGAGATCGGATCGCGGTCGAAGCGGGAGAAGAGCCCGTCGCGGGCGGTCAGGGTGATGGGCTGAAAGACGAACAGCGCCTCCTGCCACCAGCTGCGCGCATCCTCGCCCCGCACCAACTCGCGCGGATCGAAGGAGAGGAGTCCCGAGAGATCGCGCTCACCGAGGGCGTTGCGCTGGAGCAGGAGCAGCGAGTCGCCCGGCTGCGGAATCACCTCCACGAACGAGGCGCTGCGCTCGCCGTCGTAGCGCGACGTCCACGTCACCTCGTGGCGCAGCCAGGGCACGATCCGGGGGCGGTACGACACGCGGCTCCGCAGACTCCGTCGGGTCTCCCAGCCCACGTCCACCCCCCCCACGCGTCCCCGCTCGGCGGCGAGCAGTGCCTGCACCCGCGGATCGGTCGCGGCCTCCGCGGGGTCGAGCAGGTCGCGGGTGGAGAAGAAGGTGAGGTCGGCGGTGAGCGATGGCACGGGGCGCAGTCCCACCTCGGCCACCGTCTCGATCAGTTCGCGCGGGGCGGAGGCGACGGCGGCCGCGGAGTCTTCAGGACGTTCGAGAATGCGGTCGAAACGCCGGATCGAGGCATCCTGTCGCACGTACGACGCCCCCAGACTGATGCGTTCCGGCGCCCATCGGATACGCGCGCCCAGCACGGCCTCCTCGAGGGCGCCCGGGAGCAGGAAGCGCACGAGCGGTTCCGCGAAATCGGGCACCGGATCGAACTCGCGCGGCTCCAACCGCCGCTCCACCCCCACACGCGCGTCGACCCCCTCGGCATCCAGTCGCGAGGTGACGGACGAATTGGAGGTTCGATACCACCCCAGATTGGCCTCGAGGCCGTCCACGAAGAGCCCGAGCAGCGGCCGGGTGGAGGGCGTGATCTTGCGGAATCCCACCCCGACCCGGGTTCGGTCGGCCCCGGTCTCGCGCAGGCTGGGCAGACGGTCGGCCCGCACGTCGCTTCCGCTGAGGTAGGTGGGGTCGGAGCGGGAGCGGTCGAGCTCCACGCTGACCGGCATCTCCACACCCCACGAGGCCGGCATGAAGCGCTCGAGTCGCGCGGTGGAGGTGACGGTCAGTCGGTCGTCGGTCTGGTAGGTGGCGTCCTCTTCGAGCTGCCGGAAGAAGGCCCCCCGCGACGAGTAGCCGACGCGCGTCTGCACGAGGTCGCCCACGTCGAGAGTGGCGTTGAGCACCCCGGCGAGACCCGCTTCGGTCACTCCCCGCGACAGGCGCAGCTCGTCCACCCACACCTCGCCCTCGAAGGGGGTGTCGCCCTGGTTCCAGATCCCCATCGACAGTTCGCGCACCGCCGCCAGGTTGGGCGCGCGACCGCGGTCGCGAACGACCACGGCGTAGGTGGAGTCGCGGGCCCACAGGGTGAGCGGCGGGTCGCCGGGCGAGGGCGGCACGAGCGCGAGAATCTCTTCAGCGCGGGTGCGCAGCTCCTGGAAAACGCCGAAATCGACCACGACTTCGGGACTCCAGTCGGTGCGGGTCACCTGCCCGGTCACCGCCGGCCGGAGCGGGGTGCGATAGACGTAGAAGTTCTCGGGGTCGGTCCCGAACTTCACGAAGAAGCTCACCGGCTCGTCGAGTCCCCAGTCCCCCTCGCGCGGAAGCACCCACAGCCGGGCCTCGCCGTAGTTGAGGAAGTTGCGTGGCGCCTGGGGAAAGCGGGAGTACACCTCTGCGCGGTCGCCGGGCATGAGGGCGTCGACGCCGATGCGCAGCGACTTCTCGTTGAACTCCACCCCCGACCCACCCACCGCACTCGTCGGATCGGAGAGCTGCTCGAGCACCCCCGGCGGCGAGACGTAGGCATCGCCCTCGGTCACGGCCGACACCGGGCTCACGTCCACTCGGCCCGCGATCGCGGCGGTGTCGCCGACGATCCCGGTGACCACGCCGTCCACGGCCCGCTTCAGCCACCGCGACCCCACGATGCGCATGCGGGCCAGCGTCACCGTCTCGGGGCGGTCGCCGGTGACGGTCAGCCGCAGGTGCTTCACCGAGCGGAGATCGCCGTCGGTGATCGGACCGTTCACCTGGGTGGCTTCGGCCACCGAGATCGGCACCCGGAAGAGGCGGAAGCGGGTGCCCGTCTCCTCGCGGGTGCGCACCCGGTAGGGCGACGCCCCGTCGAGCCGCACCACCCACCGCAGGCTGCGCTCGGCCACGTCGAGGTTGCCGTCGCCGTCGAGATCCTCGGTGTCGTTGCGGCCGTTGGAGCGGGTACACACGGCCCGGGGGTCGCCGAGCCGGAAGATCCGCCCGCGCTCGCCGATGCACGACTCGCCCCACACCCCGCGCGCATCGGCGAGGTCACCCCAGATCTCGGCGCGCGAGGGGTCGGCCTCCTGATCGAGGATCCCCAGCCCCCACGGCGTACCGTTCTCCTTCGTGCCCGCCGTGCGCCCCTGGTCGTCCACGAACAGGGCGTCTTCGCTCACCAGACCGAGGTCGATGACCAGCGTGAGGGCCTCGCCGTCGCGCGCGTAGAACTCGATGAACTCGCTCTGCGTGAGATCGCTGCCGGTGGGGCTGAGCACGGTGGTGATCGAGGCCCAGCTGCGATCGGCCGCGCCGGGTTGCGGCTGGAAGCGAATCGCCATGCCCGTCTCGCGCACCCGCGACCCCGCCACCCGGATCTGCTGGTCGATCTCCTCGCGGGGCAGGAAGCCCTCGAACACCCCGAGGCTGTCGCCCTGCGGCGACTCCACGATCCAGCGATGCTGCCACACGGCGCGTGCGAGGGTGGATGCATCGACCATGCCCGGCAGGGCATCGGCCGCGCCATCGCGGTCGGCGGGGGCGCTCCCCAGTTGCCATTCCTGCGCCTGGAGCGACAGCGGGCGCTCGTCGGAGGCGTCGAAGTCGTCGAGAAACACGTCGCCCCGCGTGTTGGGGTCGGGGAGCGACAGCGCCGCCTCACCGTCGAGAGAGAAGGCCGACGCCGAGGCCGTGCGCAGCCCCGGCACCCCGGCCAGCCATCCGTCGAGCCAGGGCAGGCCGCGCTCCAGCACCCCGCTCACCCCGCCCAACAGCGCCGCCCCGGGCTCGAGCCCCAGGGTGGGACGGTTGACCAGCGTCTTCTCGGTGCGGTAGAGGGCGAGCAGGTTGAGCTGGCCCCCGCGCGGGTCGCCGAGTCGCCCGTTGAAGCCGAACACCGAGGTGGGCGCGGCGCGGAACACCTGCTGCTGCTCCCAGGTGGCGCGCACCGGGGCGTCGGGTACCGCCGCGAAGAGCGCCTCGGGATCGAGCAGCGTCACCTGCCCCAGGTCGTAGTCGATCTGGTAGTCCACGCCCTGCACCAGCGGTCGCTCGCCCACCAGGATCCGCTCGCTGCCGGGAAGGATCCCGATGGCCCCCAGCGAGAACGACGAGATCACTCCCTCGCTGCGGATCCGGAAGGGGATCGTGAGCCGGAAGAGACCGCCCGCCTCCCGCTCGTAGCGATCCTCGGCGGTGTAGATGCGTGCGTTCGCGTCCTCGCCGAGCAGTTCGCGCGCCTCCTCGGCGGTGAGATCGAGGTTCGGGAGCGGCGGGGGCTCGAAGAAGGGGCGCAGGGTTGGAAACACCACGAAGCTGCCCTGCACCGCCCCCGTGCCGAGCAACAGGTCGGACGACGGGGAGTACACCACCCCCGGGTCGATCTGGTCGAGCGGCGAGTCGCGATCGAGTCCCGTGAGCTGCAGAAAGGTGATGTCGCGCCCGTCGGCCGCCCGCCGGAAGGTGCGCCCCGCCGACGGCTCACCGAGGGAGATCGTCACGTCGACGGAGGTGGGCTCCACGTCGGGGTTGGTCGACACCCGGTACACCTGGTGCATCTCGAGCTCCCAGGTGGGTCGACCCGGCTGGTGGTTCGCCCCCGACGCCTTGAGAAGACGAAGCTGGGGGCGGCCGCCCGAGTTGTAGACGCGCTCGGGGTCGTAGGTACCGACCGTGTCGCCCACCGCCGTCACGTAGGTCACCGCCAGCATCTCGTCGCGCGACAGTGGGCTCCGCAGCACCACCCACAGCCCGGAGGGGTGCACCACGTAGTCGAGCCCCGGCTGAAGGTATCGGAACCACCCCGACTCCTCCACCCGCCCTCCCTCGCCCTCGGCCACCGCGTCGGCCTGGATCCAGCCCTCCACCTGCTGACGGGCACCCGGGTCGTTCTCGAATCGGTAGAGCTGGATCGGCTCGGGCCCCGGCACCACAGAGGCCGGCGCCGCGCCCGCATCGAGGTCGAGCACGTCGATGTGCGGGTACCCGCTGATCTCGGCCGGGTCGAATACGAAGAAGAACTGGCCGGTCACGTAGTCGGCGTCGTCGAGCACGAGGGTGTCTTCCTGCACGAACCGGCGCTGATTGCCCACGCCGGTGAGCCGGAACTCGCGCGACGACAGGTCGCCCCGCTGCTGGGCCCACACCCCGCTGAAGTCGAGCGGCCCGAGCTGCCCCTCGGCCTGGAAGCCGAAGTTGCCCGCCGGGATCCCGCGCGTGAGGTAGCGCGACTGCGGCAGCCGGAAGGTGACGTCGCCCACTTCGAGCCGGCGCAGGATGTCGTCCTCGTTGCCGTCGTAGACCACCGAGATCGTGTTGGTCTCGCCGAACTCGCGCAGCTGGTCGTAGTCGACCTCCACCGACACGCGGTCCATCACCGAGCCCTGCAGTTCCACCGCGAGATTGATGTCGGGGCTGAGCTGAGGCAGCAGCGAGGGCACGCAGCTCTCCTGGAACTGGCTGGTGCAGGGCCGAAAGCGGGTCCAGTCTCCACCGATCTCGGAGCGCCCGCGCACGCGGAGTCCCAGCTCCGCATACCGACTCACGAGCCCGGCCGCGGTGAGGCTGTCGAAGGGCGCCGGGGGACTCCGCCCGGGCCCGCCCCCCTCCGCGGCATGCAGGAAGGCGAGTGGATCGGGGGCCGCCGCACCCGCCGCCGCCCGGGCGCGCAGAAACTCGCGGGTGGCCTGCCGCGTGAAGCCGTCGGCGCGCTCGGGCTCCCGCACGCCGCCGTCGATCCGGGGCGCAGACCGCTCCACCAGCCAGGGGAGCCGGTCGGCCACCGGGTCCACCGACGGCCACGGGCCACCCTCCACGACGACCGGCCGCACGGCGAGTCCCAGGGTCGCGACGGGTCGCGCCGCGCCGCCGATCAGAGGGGGGGGATCGAGCAGCCGCTCCCGCCAGAAATCGCGCACCAGCACGGTGTCGGGGCGCACCCCGGCCGGGCCGCCCCACTCCACCGCCGGAGCGGCGGGCGCGGAGAGGGCGAGCGCGAGGAGGAGGAGCAGGTCCATCGGTCCGATCAGCCGGTGCGCGTGGGAGCGGATCGCACCGCGACGGAACGTGTAGCAGAAACGTCTACCATCACGCCAGCACTCTCCCACCCCGCCGCATGCCGATCCTCACCCGCCACCTGATCCGGGCGTCGCTCGGCCCCTTCCTGTTCGCCCTGTCGGCGCTCACGGGGCTGCTCTTCCTGAATGCGGTCGCGCAGCGCATGGAGGACCTCGCGGGCAAGGGGCTCACCTGGGACGTGATCGTCGACTTCCTGATCCTGTCGCTTCCGCACACGATCGCACTCACGCTGCCGATGGCGGTACTCGTGGCCGTGCTTCACGCCTTCACGGAGATGACGGCGGCCAACGAGATCACCGCGATGAAGGCTGGAGGGATCCCTCCCCGGCGGATCCTGACGCCACTCCTGGTGGCGGGGATGCTCGCCGGCGCGGTGATGCTCTTTTTCAACGATCAGGTGCTGCCGGAGGCCAATCATCGCCTAAAGAACCTCCTGCTCGACATCAACCGCAAGAGTCCCACCTTCAGCCTCCGCGAGCAGGTTCTCAACCGGATCCAGTCGCAGCAGAGCGGTGAGGTGGTGTATCTGCGGGCCGCCACGATCGACAACGCCACCAGCACGCTGGGCGACGTGTGGATCCTGCCGGCGTCGAACATGCTGCGCCGGCGGGTCACCTACGCCGACAGCGCGCACATGGCGCTCAACGCCGACCGCACCGACCTCTACCTCACCCTCTACGACGGGGTGGTCTACGAGACCGACTACGACCGGCCGGGCGCCTTCCAGGCGGTGGACTTCTCGAAGCAGGTGGTGCCCTTCCGCGGCATCGGCAACGCCATGGAGCGCAACATGTCGGCGTCGCAGCGCGGCGACCGCGAGATGACCATCTCCATGCTCGGCGACGAGGTGGCGCAGGCGCGCTTCGACCAGCAGGAGCATCGCGACCGCAGCCTCGCCCGCACCCTCGAGACGGTGCGCATCGCCCTCGACCGTCCGGTGGAGGACTCCGACGCGGCCGAGGCCGCCGTCGACGCCGCGCGGCCGCAGCCCGGCCCGCCCCGGTCGATCATGGTGCGCGACCAGGTCACCTACCAGGCGCTGCAGGCCTCCAACACGCAGGCGCAGCAGGTGTCGTCCACCCAGCAGCGTATTCACCGGTATCAGGTGGAGATCCACAAGAAGTACACCCTGGCCTTCGCCTGCATCGTCTTCGTGCTCCTCGGCATTCCGCTGGCGATCCGGTTCCCGCGCGGCGGGCTCGGGATGGTCATCGCCGCCTCTTCGGTGATCTTCGCGATCTACTGGGTGGGTCTGATCAGTGGGGAGGACCTGGCCGATCGCGGGGTCGCCCCGCCGGTGATCACGATGTGGGCCCCCAACTTCATCTTCACCGTCATCGCTCTCTGGATGGTCAAGAACATGGGTCGCGAGACCGCCACCATGCGCGGCGGCGGCTGGGACGACCTGCTCTACTCGATCCGGTCGCTCTTCACCCGACGAAAGGGCGGCACGGAGGCCTCGGCATGAAGATTCTCGACCGGCTCGTGGCCGGCACCTTCCTGAAGCTGTTTCTGGTGTCGATTCTCGCGACCCCGCCGCTCTTCATCCTCGGCGACCTGACCGAGAAGCTCGACGACTACCTCGACGCCGAACTCACCCTGCCCGAGATCGCGCGCGGCTACCTCTTCAACCTGCCCGAGTACTTCCAGTGGGCCTTCCCGATGGCGGGGCTCATCGCCGCGGTCTTCA contains the following coding sequences:
- a CDS encoding LptF/LptG family permease is translated as MPILTRHLIRASLGPFLFALSALTGLLFLNAVAQRMEDLAGKGLTWDVIVDFLILSLPHTIALTLPMAVLVAVLHAFTEMTAANEITAMKAGGIPPRRILTPLLVAGMLAGAVMLFFNDQVLPEANHRLKNLLLDINRKSPTFSLREQVLNRIQSQQSGEVVYLRAATIDNATSTLGDVWILPASNMLRRRVTYADSAHMALNADRTDLYLTLYDGVVYETDYDRPGAFQAVDFSKQVVPFRGIGNAMERNMSASQRGDREMTISMLGDEVAQARFDQQEHRDRSLARTLETVRIALDRPVEDSDAAEAAVDAARPQPGPPRSIMVRDQVTYQALQASNTQAQQVSSTQQRIHRYQVEIHKKYTLAFACIVFVLLGIPLAIRFPRGGLGMVIAASSVIFAIYWVGLISGEDLADRGVAPPVITMWAPNFIFTVIALWMVKNMGRETATMRGGGWDDLLYSIRSLFTRRKGGTEASA